In the genome of Coregonus clupeaformis isolate EN_2021a chromosome 1, ASM2061545v1, whole genome shotgun sequence, one region contains:
- the LOC121583331 gene encoding acylphosphatase-2 isoform X2, translating into MSNDAAGAKLCSVDFEIFGHVQGVCFRMYTEKEGLRLGLCGWVKNTNKGTVVGQVQGPADMIREMKVWLSKEGSPSCRITRASFSNERSIDKVELFGFKTRF; encoded by the exons ATGTCCAATGACGCAGCTGGTGCAAAATTGTGTTCCGTAGATTTTGAGATATTTGGCCATGTCCAAG GGGTCTGTTTCAGAATG TACACAGAAAAGGAGGGTCTGAGACTGGGTCTGTGTGGCTGGGTGAAGAACACCAACAAGGGCACTGTGGTCGGTCAGGTTCAGGGGCCTGCAGACATGATCCGAGAGAT GAAGGTGTGGCTGAGTAAGGAGGGGAGTCCCAGCTGTCGCATCACCCGAGCCTCGTTCTCCAATGAGAGATCCATTGACAAGGTGGAGCTCTTTGGCTTCAAGACACGCTTCTGA
- the LOC121583331 gene encoding acylphosphatase-2 isoform X3 — protein MSKGEVNGCSGFEHKGSLLYTGVCFRMYTEKEGLRLGLCGWVKNTNKGTVVGQVQGPADMIREMKVWLSKEGSPSCRITRASFSNERSIDKVELFGFKTRF, from the exons ATGTCCAAG GGGGAAGTAAATGGATGTTCTGGGTTTGAGCATAAAGGTTCACTTTTATATACCG GGGTCTGTTTCAGAATG TACACAGAAAAGGAGGGTCTGAGACTGGGTCTGTGTGGCTGGGTGAAGAACACCAACAAGGGCACTGTGGTCGGTCAGGTTCAGGGGCCTGCAGACATGATCCGAGAGAT GAAGGTGTGGCTGAGTAAGGAGGGGAGTCCCAGCTGTCGCATCACCCGAGCCTCGTTCTCCAATGAGAGATCCATTGACAAGGTGGAGCTCTTTGGCTTCAAGACACGCTTCTGA